A genomic window from Acinetobacter chinensis includes:
- a CDS encoding heavy-metal-associated domain-containing protein — MKLYVENMTCGGCARGVTASLKELDENATVNIDIPNKLVDIETQQDTAAVVAALAEDGWKAQLK; from the coding sequence ATGAAACTTTATGTTGAAAATATGACCTGTGGTGGCTGTGCACGTGGCGTAACAGCATCCTTAAAAGAGCTGGATGAAAATGCGACAGTCAATATTGATATTCCGAATAAACTCGTGGACATTGAAACTCAGCAGGATACAGCAGCGGTTGTTGCAGCACTTGCAGAAGACGGCTGGAAAGCTCAGCTGAAATAA
- the cueR gene encoding Cu(I)-responsive transcriptional regulator, translating to MNIGQISKQTGISSKMIRYYEEIGLIDAAKRTDSGYRIYTERDLKTLNFIRHARELGFSSEQMKELISLWKNTGRTSAEVKQLATKHIEQLNQKIQVMQEMVNSLQASVSCCAGDTRPECSILEQIELGSSSENSSKK from the coding sequence ATGAATATAGGACAGATTTCAAAACAGACCGGTATTTCTTCAAAAATGATCCGTTACTATGAAGAAATAGGTCTGATTGATGCAGCAAAACGTACAGATTCAGGATATCGGATTTATACCGAGCGTGACCTGAAAACCCTGAACTTTATCCGTCATGCACGTGAGCTGGGATTTTCATCTGAACAGATGAAAGAACTGATTTCTTTATGGAAAAACACGGGCAGAACCAGTGCAGAAGTTAAACAGCTGGCGACCAAACATATCGAACAGCTGAATCAGAAAATTCAGGTCATGCAGGAAATGGTCAACAGCCTGCAGGCATCGGTGTCCTGCTGTGCAGGTGATACCCGCCCTGAGTGTTCCATCCTTGAGCAGATTGAACTGGGAAGCAGTTCAGAAAACAGTTCAAAAAAGTGA